The proteins below come from a single Deltaproteobacteria bacterium genomic window:
- a CDS encoding ABC transporter permease, with translation MDLAGALLNSAVTMAVPLLLAALGELVVERAGIINVGLEGMILTGAFAAMVTVSFSGSPLVGVVAAVVSGAALGALFGFAVVRHNASQVVAGVALNLLAVGITGVAYRAVFGVTGAALTIDGMAPVVVPGLSQLPVIGRALFAQTALGYLAFALVPACALVLSGSVPGLVLRMVGENPHAAAAQGVSVTRVRMLAVLACGALAGLSGGYLAVVYARTFIEGMSAGRGFIALAIVIFGRWSPWGILAAALLFGLATALQFHFQALALPIPYQFFLMLPYVATLLALAISAGHTRAPAALGQPYLHE, from the coding sequence ATGGACCTTGCGGGCGCACTGCTCAACTCCGCGGTCACCATGGCCGTGCCGCTGCTGCTGGCGGCGCTCGGAGAACTAGTGGTCGAGCGGGCCGGCATCATCAACGTCGGGTTGGAGGGAATGATCCTCACCGGCGCGTTCGCCGCGATGGTCACCGTGTCCTTCAGCGGTTCGCCGCTTGTCGGTGTCGTGGCCGCGGTCGTGAGCGGCGCCGCTCTCGGCGCGCTGTTCGGCTTCGCCGTGGTGCGACACAACGCGAGCCAAGTCGTGGCCGGCGTGGCGCTCAATCTGCTCGCCGTCGGCATCACCGGCGTCGCCTATCGCGCCGTGTTCGGCGTGACCGGCGCGGCACTCACCATCGACGGCATGGCTCCGGTCGTCGTCCCGGGCCTGTCGCAACTGCCGGTGATCGGTCGAGCGCTGTTTGCGCAAACCGCGCTCGGCTATCTTGCCTTCGCACTCGTGCCCGCGTGTGCGTTGGTGCTGTCGGGTTCCGTACCCGGACTCGTCCTGCGAATGGTCGGTGAGAATCCGCACGCCGCGGCCGCCCAAGGGGTGTCGGTCACGCGCGTGCGCATGCTCGCGGTGCTGGCGTGCGGCGCGCTGGCGGGCCTGTCGGGCGGATACCTCGCGGTGGTGTACGCGCGCACGTTCATCGAAGGGATGTCCGCGGGTCGGGGCTTCATCGCGTTAGCGATCGTGATCTTCGGGCGCTGGTCGCCGTGGGGCATTCTTGCCGCCGCGTTGCTGTTCGGCTTGGCGACGGCGTTGCAGTTCCACTTTCAAGCGCTCGCGTTGCCCATTCCCTATCAATTCTTTCTCATGCTGCCGTACGTCGCAACGTTGCTCGCGCTGGCAATCTCGGCCGGACACACCCGCGCGCCAGCCGCGCTCGGGCAACCGTACTTGCATGAGTGA